A stretch of the Perca fluviatilis chromosome 17, GENO_Pfluv_1.0, whole genome shotgun sequence genome encodes the following:
- the LOC120545275 gene encoding uncharacterized protein LOC120545275: MATNISKYDNITCKVQIQSGSPALYRLIPRKENILPLRAKIENRQHLTTEKEKIGTLTRITLGERNPNTINKTILLVGETGAGKSTLINALVNYAMGVKWEDDVWFQIVEEEKRSQSESQTSDVIVYQIFGFEDKTLPYSLTIIDTPGYGDTRGIEQDASVSQRLLDLFHSEDGVHEINAVGLVLKASENRLSDRLRYIFDSVISLFGKDIEKNIVALITHSNGVTPENVLNALEAANIKCAKDEDNETVHFLFDNCQSTPKTKKNKVALKGAWEVTKDQIGQFADFLKENSPKNLMTTVEVLNSRIRLTACIQDAQDRIEFIDLKQTEIQQTQEALKEHEEVLKNDKNYTIEVDVPYKDKERIKGGTWGLWFYEGATCCKTCERNCHYPECTVAWSPKSCEVMNGGRCTVCGCSVSAHVKEEWKYVNKTRKEKKTLQDLKKKYENNKAGSENLLETLEKEIAELQKEKDQLLEESFQHVVKLEQIALNVNSVSIYDNLDFLIEKMKEKGDTERKRKLEEIKSRMDKDKGIKAAQRYGFGKLTAAGTAKK; the protein is encoded by the coding sequence GAACATATCCAAATATGACAACATCACCTGCAAAGTTCAGATCCAATCAGGATCTCCTGCTCTGTATCGGCTGATACCAAGGAAAGAGAACATCCTACCTCTGAGAGCAAAAATAGAGAACCGTCAACATCTgacaacagagaaagagaagattgGAACTCTGACAAGAATAACTCTTGGTGAAAGAAATCCAAACACGATAAACAAAACCATCTTACTTGTTGGTGAAACAGGAGCAGGAAAATCTACTCTGATCAACGCTCTGGTCAACTACGCCATGGGAGTTAAGTGGGAGGATGATGTCTGGTTTCAGATTgtagaagaggagaagagaagtcAATCAGAAAGTCAGACATCAGATGTGATCGTGTACCAGATCTTTGGTTTTGAAGATAAAACTCTGCCCTACTCTCTGACCATCATCGATACTCCTGGCTATGGAGACACCAGAGGGATCGAACAAGATGCCAGCGTCAGTCAAAGATTATTAGACTTGTTTCACTCAGAGGATGGAGTTCATGAGATTAATGCAGTGGGTCTGGTGCTGAAGGCGAGTGAAAATCGACTGAGTGACCGACTGAGGTACATCTTTGATTCAGTGATCTCTCTGTTTGGAAAAGACATAGAGAAGAACATTGTCGccctcatcacacactcaaATGGTGTAACACCTGAAAATGTTCTGAATGCTCTTGAGGCTGCAAACATTAAATGTGCCAAAGATGAGGATAATGAGACtgttcacttcctgtttgataACTGCCAGAGCACAccgaaaacaaagaaaaataaagttgctCTAAAAGGTGCATGGGAAGTAACAAAGGACCAAATTGGCCAATTTGCTGATTTCCTGAAAGAAAATTCCCCTAAAAATCTAATGACAACTGTTGAAGTGTTGAATTCACGCATCAGACTGACAGCCTGCATCCAAGATGCACAAGACAGAATTGAGTttattgatctaaaacagaCAGAAATCCAACAGACTCAGGAAGCTCTGAAGGAACATGAAGAAGTGCTGAAGAACGATAAGAACTATACTATAGAAGTTGATGTGCCCTACAAAGATAAAGAACGTATCAAAGGTGGGACGTGGGGGTTATGGTTCTATGAAGGAGCAACCTGCTGCAAAACGTGTGAGAGGAACTGTCACTATCCTGAGTGCACAGTGGCCTGGAGTCCAAAAAGCTGTGAGGTCATGAATGGTGGCCGCTGCACTGTATGTGGTTGTTCTGTGTCAGCTCATGTCAAAGAAGAGTGGAAGTATGTGAACAAgacaagaaaagagaagaagaccCTGCAAGATTTGAAGAAGAAGTATGAAAATAACAAGGCAGGAAGTGAGAACCTTCTGGAAACTCTTGAGAAGGAGATAGCAGAActtcagaaagaaaaagatCAGTTGTTGGAAGAGTCCTTTCAGCATGTTGTCAAACTGGAGCAGATCGCCCTGAATGTTAATTCAGTGTCTATTTATGACAACTTGGACTTCCTGATTGAGAAGATGAAGGAGaaaggagacacagagaggaagaggaaactgGAAGAGATAAAAAGTCGAATGGATAAAGATAAAGGAATCAAAGCAGCGCAGCGCTACGGGTTTGGTAAACTAACAGCAGCTGGTACAGCAAAGAAGTAG